The Triticum aestivum cultivar Chinese Spring chromosome 7B, IWGSC CS RefSeq v2.1, whole genome shotgun sequence genome window below encodes:
- the LOC123156210 gene encoding PHD finger protein EHD3 — MTSQDGAAPPPAPPKRPAPGEQPSSEVLVTYKRRRTATRGASSDPGAPCATIIPCSGTSGQDGHQILPRHWITWRNTLEGFLQSPGVNKGGGIQSCIQDALRYNCCQSVQKGNLNKGQGASEEHPAGVAGAKEISSSIPLKDAIAASLDANTAMCNNALLDIFVSEKFAMLCDLLVGTFHVSKVHEVIDLGKIDANMRNGNYARNPALFNDHIQQIWEKFEQVGREMTSLASNLPIISRASYQKQASGVSEVEVAAEHRIEETSLGGFVEKIPKDSNTTTQFSPCDSGHSTIPKRSGTCGLGRTCTCKQCGTSAEEEKSLICDGCDTTYHFECVKRLHPAMKQIPDNWHCPACSSNKGKGKAAGAKKNVHDSLHGDCPLCDKLEVVKKIEPPEVASGIEVADEREGSSVPSVEEENEPDLYTTALSKLCKHCGTCEDDDKQFLVCGHPYCPYKFYHIRCLRTSQIALEKQKNLECWYCPSCICRGCFKNKDDEEITLCDGCDEAYHVYCMTPKRTCVPKGHWYCPLCSVRRAREGMQRYEKSILKKQQHISAKRASQSDDA; from the exons ATGACCTCCCAggacggcgccgccccgccgccggccccgcccAAGCGCCCTGCCCCGGGGGAGCAGCCGTCGTCCGAGGTCCTCGTCACCTACAAGCGCCGCCGCACGGCCACCCGCGGCGCCAGCTCCGACCCCGGAGCG CCTTGTGCCACCATCATCCCCTGTAGCGGCACTTCTGGCCAAGATGGCCACCAGATCCTGCCCAGACATTGGATTACTTGGAGGAACACGTTGGAGGGCTTCCTGCAATCTCCAGGTGTAAATAAGGGTGGGGGGATTCAGAGCTGCATACAAGATGCGCTCAGATACAATTGCTGTCAATCCGTGCAAAAA GGCAACCTAAATAAAGGCCAAGGAGCGTCAGAAGAGCATCCTGCTGGAGTAGCAGGTGCTAAAGAGATTAGCTCCTCTATTCCATTAAAAGATGCGATTGCAGCATCTTTGGATGCCAACACAGCAATGTGCAATAATGCTCTCCTTGACATTTTTGTCTCGGAGAAGTTTGCCATGTTGTGTGATTTGCTAGTTGGAACTTTCCATGTGAGTAAGGTTCATGAGGTCATTGATTTGGGGAAAATTGACGCCAACATGAGAAATGGAAACTATGCACGGAACCCGGCTCTGTTCAACGACCACATCCAGCAG ATATGGGAGAAGTTTGAACAAGTTGGCCGAGAGATGACAAGTCTAGCCAGCAATCTTCCAATCATTTCACGAGCTTCCTATCAGAAACAA GCTTCTGGAGTTTCTGAAGTAGAGGTTGCTGCTGAGCACAGGATAGAG GAAACAAGTTTGGGTGGTTTCGTcgagaaaatcccgaaggattcaAATACGACCACGCAGTTCTCCCCATGTGATTCCGGTCATTCTACAATACCAAAGCGATCTGGGACATGTGGACTTGGTCGAACTTGCACTTGCAAACAATGTGGAACCAGTGCAGAAGAAGAAAAAAGCCTTATATGCGATGGATGCGACACGACATACCACTTTGAATGTGTGAAGCGACTCCATCCTGCTATGAAACAAATTCCAGACAACTGGCACTGTCCTGCCTGCAGCAGCAATAAGGGAAAGGGAAAGGCTGCAGGCGCCAAGAAGAACGTTCATGACAGCCTGCATGGTGATTGTCCTCTGTGTGACAAGCTTGAGGTCGTCAAGAAGATAGAACCACCTGAAGTTGCCAGCGGAATCGAGGTAGCCGACGAAAGAGAAGGGAGCTCGGTGCCGAGCGTGGAGGAAGAGAACGAGCCGGACCTGTACACGACCGCCCTGTCGAAGCTGTGCAAGCACTGCGGCACGTGCGAGGACGACGACAAGCAGTTCCTGGTGTGCGGCCACCCTTACTGCCCCTACAAGTTCTACCACATCCGGTGCCTGAGGACGAGCCAGATCGCGCTGGAGAAGCAGAAGAATCTGGAGTGCTGGTACTGCCCCTCGTGCATCTGCAGGGGCTGCTTCAAGAACAAGGACGACGAGGAGATCACCCTGTGCGACGGCTGCGACGAGGCCTACCATGTGTACTGCATGACACCCAAGCGCACCTGCGTCCCCAAGGGTCACTGGTACTGCCCGCTTTGCAGCGTGCGGCGGGCGAGGGAGGGGATGCAGAGGTACGAGAAGTCGATCCTGAAGAAACAACAACATATAAGCGCCAAGCGTGCGAGCCAGTCGGACGACGCTTAG
- the LOC123156211 gene encoding UDP-galactose transporter 1, with protein sequence MEDGKMGNVATVRAVLAILQWWGFNVTVIIINKWIFQKLEFKFPLTVSCVHFICSSIGAYIAIKVLKVKPLIEVAPEDRWKRIFPMSFVFCINIVLGNISLRYIPVSFMQTIKSFTPATTVILQWLVWRKYFEWRIWASLIPIVGGILLTSVTELSFNMFGFCAAMVGCLATSTKTILAESLLHGYKFDSINTVYYMAPFATMILSIPAIVLEGSGVINWLYTYESTVPALIIIITSGVLAFCLNFSIFYVIHSTTAVTFNVAGNLKVAVAVLISWMIFRNPISAMNAVGCGITLVGCTFYGYVRHLISQQAASPSPRTPRSRLEMLPLVGEKQEKI encoded by the exons ATGGAGGATGGGAAGATGGGGAACGTGGCGACGGTCCGGGCGGTGCTCGCCATCCTCCAATGGTGGGGCTTCaacgtcaccgtcatcatcatcaacaagtGGATCTTCCAG AAACTGGAGTTCAAATTCCCTCTGACCGTGTCGTGTGTCCACTTCATATGCTCTTCTATTGGAGCCTATATCGCAATCAAAGTGCTCAAAGTAAAACCACTGATCGAGGTCGCCCCCGAGGATCGCTGGAAAAGGATATTCCCCATGTCATTTGTATTCTGCATAAACATAGTGTTGGGTAATATCAGCCTGCGGTACATCCCGGTCTCTTTCATGCAGACCATAAAATCTTTCACTCCTGCAACAACAG TTATTCTGCAGTGGTTGGTCTGGAGGAAATATTTTGAGTGGCGCATATGGGCTTCTTTGATTCCAATAGTGGGTGGAATCCTCTTAACTTCAGTAACTGAACTTAGCTTCAATATGTTTGGTTTTTGCGCTGCCATGGTTGGCTGCCTTGCCACATCCACAAAGACCATCTTGGCAGAATCCCTGCTCCATGGATACAAATTTGACAG CATTAACACAGTGTACTACATGGCACCCTTTGCCACCATGATACTATCGATACCAGCGATCGTACTCGAAGGGAGTGGCGTAATCAACTGGCTGTACACATACGAGTCAACCGTCCCTGCACTGATCATCATAATCACCTCAGGAGTTCTCGCCTTCTGCCTGAACTTCTCCATCTTCTATGTTATCCATTCAACGACAGCGGTGACCTTCAATGTAGCCGGCAATCTCAAG GTGGCTGTCGCGGTGCTGATCTCCTGGATGATCTTCCGGAACCCGATCTCTGCCATGAACGCCGTAGGGTGTGGGATCACGCTCGTCGGCTGCACCTTCTACGGCTATGTGAGGCATCTGATCTCCCAGCAggccgcctccccgagcccgcgcacCCCGAGAAGCCGGTTGGAGATGCTCCCCCTCGTAGGCGAAAAGCAAGAGAAGATCTAG